From the genome of Limibacillus sp.:
GCCGACCTTCTTCACCGTCTCGGCGCTCTGCTTCATCAGCAGCTTGCCGATCTCGGTGGAGCCGGTGAAGGTGACCTTGCGGACGATGGGATTGCCGGTCATCTCGCCGCCGATCGCCGAAGCGGACCCGGTGACCACGTTGAAGACGCCCTTGGGGATGCCCGCGCGCTCGGCCAGCTCGGCCATGGCCAGCGCCGAGAAGGGCGTCTGGGAGGCCGGCTTGATCACGATGGAGCAGCCGGCGGCCAGCGCCGGGCCCGCCTTGCGGGTGATCATCGCGTTGGGGAAGTTCCAGGGCGTGATGGCCGCGACCACGCCGATCGGCTGCTTGATCACGACGATGCGCTTGTCCGGCTGGTGCCCCGGAATGACGTCGCCGTAGACGCGCTTGGCCTCTTCGGCGAACCACTCGATGAAGGAGGCGCCGTAGGCGATCTCGCCCTTGGCCTCGGCCAGCGGCTTGCCCTGTTCGGCGGTCAGGATGCGGCCCAGGTCGTCCTGGTTCTCCATCATCAGGTCGAACCAGCGGCGCAGGATCTGGGCCCGCTCCTTGGCGGTCTTGGCGCGCCAGCCCACCATGGCCTTCTCGGAGGCTTCAATGGCGCGGCGCGTCTCATCGGCGCCCATCTTCGGCACGCTGCCCAGCGCCTCTCCGGTCGCCGGATTGGTGACCTCGATGGTCGCGCCGCCGTCGGCATCGACCCACTCGCCGTTGATGTAGCACTGCTGGCGCAGCAGTTTCTCGTCGTTCAGTTTGGGAAGGGTTAGCGCATCGAGCGGCATGGAGTTCCTCCTGGCAAAAGCTTCTTTGTGACGGGGCGGCGTGGCAAGCGCTCTGCGGTCTGCAAGCGGCTGCCCGGCTTCGCCCGGTTCGGTGAAATTCGGCTGTCGCCCTCACCATGTGGGGCTCAAGTCCCGCGCATACTACCCCCGGCGTGAAGTGCCTGCAAAGGGGTGTCAGGCGATGACCTCGCTTGCCTCGCGCGCGATCATCGCGAAGCGGTCGCTGAGCGCGGCCAACTCCGCCTCGTGGAGAACGGCGGCCGGAACCACGCCGCCAGAGGCCGCCGGAAGGTCGCGCGTCGCGCAGGCCGAGGCCACCACCGTGGAGCCATAGCCCAGGTCCAGCGCGGCGCGCACCGTGGAGCTGACGCACATGTGGGTCATGAAGCCGCAGACCACGAGCTGCTTTGCGCCCGCCGTCTTCAGCGCCTCATCGAGGCCGGTCCCGGCGAAGGCGTTGGGCAGCCCCTTTTCGATCACGCCCTCACCCGCCTCCGGCGTAGCCTCGGCGCAGATCGCGAAGTTGTCCGTCTCCGGATCGAACAGCCCGCCGGGCTTGCCCCTGTGCTGCACATGGATGACCGGGCGGCCATGCTCGCGCGCGGCCACGAGCAGGGTGGCGATCTGTTTCAAGGCGGCCTCGACCCCCGTCAGCGGCAGGTGGCCGTCCAGGTAGTCGCGCTGCGCGTCGATCACGACCAGCGCGCTTTCGGAAAGCTTGAAGGGCCGGGGATCGGCGCCCGCCATCTGCATTAGGGTCTTGGGATCGGACATGGGTGGGATCGCTTCCTATTCGCTGGGAAAGGCGACGGGTGCGCAAGGGCTGAACCCGCCATGAAAGGCGCTTTCGTAGTGCGCCTTCTGCAACTTGGCGGCAGTCACCAGGTTTCGCAAGAGGATGGAGACCGTGACCGGCCCGACCCCGCCCGGTACGGGTGTGATCCAGCCCGCGACCTCGTAGCAGGTCTCGTAGTCCGCATCGCCGACCACTTTCGAAGTTCCGTCCGGCAGGTCGATCTGGTTGATGCCGATGTCGATCACGGCGGCGCCCGGCTTGATCATGTTGCCGGTGACCAGCCCCGGCTTTCCGACCGCGACGAAGACGGCGTCGGCCTGACGCGAATGGACCTGGAGATTGCGGGTCATGTGGTGGCAGACCGTGACGGTCGCGCCCTCGCTCATCAGGAGGAAGGCGATGGGCTTGCCGACGATCTCCGAATGGCCGATCACCACCACCTCCAGCCCCTGAAGCCGCAGCCCCGTGTACTTCAGCATCTCGACCGAGGCGACCGAGGTGCAGGGGCCCATGACCAGGTCGTTGTAGACGATGTTGCCGATCGAAGAGGGGTGCATGCCCTCCACGTCCTTCATGGGATGGACCGCGCTCTGCAGTTCCTTGATGGAAAGGTGCCCGGGCACCGGGCGCTGGATGATGATCCCGGTGACGCGGGGATCGGCGTTGAGCGCGGCGATGGCCGCCAGCATCTCTTCGCGGGTGGTCTCGGCGGGATAGATC
Proteins encoded in this window:
- the gabD gene encoding NADP-dependent succinate-semialdehyde dehydrogenase, with protein sequence MPLDALTLPKLNDEKLLRQQCYINGEWVDADGGATIEVTNPATGEALGSVPKMGADETRRAIEASEKAMVGWRAKTAKERAQILRRWFDLMMENQDDLGRILTAEQGKPLAEAKGEIAYGASFIEWFAEEAKRVYGDVIPGHQPDKRIVVIKQPIGVVAAITPWNFPNAMITRKAGPALAAGCSIVIKPASQTPFSALAMAELAERAGIPKGVFNVVTGSASAIGGEMTGNPIVRKVTFTGSTEIGKLLMKQSAETVKKVGMELGGNAPFIVFDDADLDAAVEGAIASKYRNAGQTCVCANRLYVQEGVYDEFASKLAEAVKKMKVGNGMEEGVAQGPLIDHAAVEKVEEHIADAVSKGAEIVVGGKRHDLGHTFFQPTILTGVTQEMAVAREETFGPVAPLFKFKDEDEVVTMANDTEFGLAAYFYARDLGRVWRVAESVDYGIVGINTGIISTEVAPFGGVKESGIGREGSKYGIDDFLEIKYLCMGGV
- a CDS encoding cysteine hydrolase family protein — translated: MSDPKTLMQMAGADPRPFKLSESALVVIDAQRDYLDGHLPLTGVEAALKQIATLLVAAREHGRPVIHVQHRGKPGGLFDPETDNFAICAEATPEAGEGVIEKGLPNAFAGTGLDEALKTAGAKQLVVCGFMTHMCVSSTVRAALDLGYGSTVVASACATRDLPAASGGVVPAAVLHEAELAALSDRFAMIAREASEVIA
- a CDS encoding bifunctional 5,10-methylenetetrahydrofolate dehydrogenase/5,10-methenyltetrahydrofolate cyclohydrolase; its protein translation is MVSAQADSARKPRDHKVLDGRVIGQEIREQVAAEAALLSAAGWPPRLVSIAVGDTDAAMIYIRNQQRVAEKLGIAFDQKIYPAETTREEMLAAIAALNADPRVTGIIIQRPVPGHLSIKELQSAVHPMKDVEGMHPSSIGNIVYNDLVMGPCTSVASVEMLKYTGLRLQGLEVVVIGHSEIVGKPIAFLLMSEGATVTVCHHMTRNLQVHSRQADAVFVAVGKPGLVTGNMIKPGAAVIDIGINQIDLPDGTSKVVGDADYETCYEVAGWITPVPGGVGPVTVSILLRNLVTAAKLQKAHYESAFHGGFSPCAPVAFPSE